The Mariluticola halotolerans nucleotide sequence AAGACCATCGCCGCCCCCTCAAGATCGAGCACGTCGAATGCGCGGGCAATAAGTGTGACCGGCAAACCGCTGAAATCCACCTCAACCGCACGGGTGACGATGACCACATCGGCGGAGGTTTTGACCGCAAGCCGTGCCTTGTTCAGCGCTTCATCGCCGCCGCCAACAATGACGATGCGCCGATTTTGTACCTTCAAAGACACCGGAAATGTATTGAGAGCGCCCATTGCACACCTTCCAATCAAGATGTGCAAAAATAAGCTAATGGCCTGCCATCAACAAGGCGTTGAAAATCAATCGCTTTTATATTTCCCGTGCCGAGCGCGCCTTAGAAAGCGAACGGTGCACAACGGCATGTGCCAGCGAAATGATTGCGTGATTTGGCATCTGGTTGGAAATTTCACGCCGGTGTTCGCAGTGTCAGGTGCCTAGCCCTGGTTCTCCGGAACGTGCAAAACCAGCCCGTCCAGCTCTTCGCGCACCTTGATCTGGCAGGACAGACGGCTGGAATCGCGCACGTCAAAAGCAAAATCGAGCATGTCTTCTTCCATCACCGAGGGGCCGCCGACCTTTTCGGTCCAGGCGTCATCGACATAGACATGGCATGTGGCGCATGTGCAGGCACCACCGCATTCCGCGACAATCCCCGGCACGCCATTGCGCACAGCCGTTTCCATCACCGTGGAACCGGTTTCCGCCTCGGTTTCGTGCTGGGTGCCGTTCGGTTCAACGAATGTAATTTTTGTCATGGGATATCCAGTGAGGAGCTACACGATGGCATATAGCCATTCAGTCCGTGCGGGGCAAGGCGGCCGCCCCGCGACGCTGCCGCACACCCGCGAACAGCGGTGTTGAACCGCCCTTCCTGTCCGGCGGTCCGTTTGGCGGCCTTGACGATCAGTCTTGCAGCAGTTCGGCGATGAACAGGTGCACTTCCTCAACGGCAAAGCCGATATCGGCCACCGTCTCGTCGGCGACTGCACCGGTATCGCGAAATTCAGCTTCAGCGGCCACGGCCAGCCCGGCGATGCCATTGGCACCAACACCGGCGGAAGCGCCCTTTAGCGAATGCAAAGCCAGCTTGATTTCATCAGGTGACTGGGCGTTGCGAAGACGCAGCAAATAGGTTTTTGCACCCTGATCAAAAATTCTGAGCACCTCATGCTCAAGGCCCCGATCCCCCAGCGTTTGCCGGGCCAGATGCACCAGATCGATTACCCGTTGCCCCGCCGGGCGCTCGATCTGCCCCTCGTGTGAAGGTGCTGAAGCTGTCCGTGCCACTCTCGTTCCCCTACTCATTTACAAAGGACCACTGGTCCTGTGGATAATTCTACGACCAGTTGGGTGAACACGGTCTTAAGCTTGCCAGGGGGTGATTTATCCCCTTCAATCAGCATTAACCGCCTTGCCAAATTAACGGGTTTTTAATAAAGATTAAGCCTGAGGCGGTGCTACTTGTAGAACTGTGAGTACCAGCGCACGGCGGCGCGGGTTGAGGGTCACTTTCGGGGGCAAATTGCAATTCCGGGGTGGCATGGTTGAGAGGCCATGTGGTTTATCGCCATAACTCTATCCTTGCTGCCATCAGGCCAAATTTAGCCTAGGCGAGAGTTGTAAAGAGTATGGCGAATAAATCAGAATCCTCCGCTAATGATCCGGCTGCATTGGCATTCTCTGCGGTTGAAAATGCCTTGAGAGATTCAGTTTTCAGCATTGATGAGCCCGAGCGGGCACCCGGCAAAAGCAAGGCGCCACGCGCCGCTGCCCCTGCGGAACGCTCTCGCGCTGCAGAAAAAATCGCCAATCAGGCCAGCGCTCCGGCGAATGATGACCGGTTCCCCTCTTCCAAACTCATGCAGTCCATGCAGTCGCGCGCCTCGACCGCGCC carries:
- a CDS encoding 2Fe-2S iron-sulfur cluster-binding protein, with amino-acid sequence MTKITFVEPNGTQHETEAETGSTVMETAVRNGVPGIVAECGGACTCATCHVYVDDAWTEKVGGPSVMEEDMLDFAFDVRDSSRLSCQIKVREELDGLVLHVPENQG
- a CDS encoding Hpt domain-containing protein; this translates as MARTASAPSHEGQIERPAGQRVIDLVHLARQTLGDRGLEHEVLRIFDQGAKTYLLRLRNAQSPDEIKLALHSLKGASAGVGANGIAGLAVAAEAEFRDTGAVADETVADIGFAVEEVHLFIAELLQD